One Leclercia pneumoniae genomic region harbors:
- a CDS encoding GlsB/YeaQ/YmgE family stress response membrane protein produces the protein MGILSWIIFGLIAGILAKWIMPGKDGGGFIVTIILGIIGAVVGGWISTLFGFGKVDGFNFGSFVVAVIGALVVLFVYRKIKS, from the coding sequence ATGGGAATTTTATCCTGGATTATCTTTGGGCTTATCGCGGGTATTCTGGCGAAGTGGATCATGCCGGGCAAAGACGGCGGCGGCTTCATTGTCACCATCATCCTGGGGATTATTGGTGCCGTGGTCGGCGGTTGGATCAGTACACTTTTCGGGTTCGGCAAAGTGGATGGGTTTAACTTCGGTAGCTTTGTAGTCGCGGTGATCGGTGCGCTGGTCGTGCTGTTTGTTTACCGTAAAATCAAGAGCTAA
- a CDS encoding SOS response-associated peptidase, whose product MCGRFAQSMTREDYLALLSEDAERNIAYDPEPIGRFNVSPGTKVLLLSERDEQLHLDPVLWGYAPGWWDKPPLINARVETAATSRMFKPLWQHGRAICFADGWFEWKKEGSVKTPYFIHREDGQPIYMAAIGSTPFDRGDEAEGFLIVTSAADKGLVDVHDRRPVVLSPEAAREWMRQDVGGKEAESIASDGAVPADRFIWHAVTRAVGNVKNQGPELIVPV is encoded by the coding sequence ATGTGTGGACGTTTTGCACAATCAATGACACGTGAGGATTACCTTGCTCTCCTATCTGAGGATGCAGAACGTAATATTGCCTATGATCCTGAACCTATTGGTCGTTTCAACGTCTCGCCAGGCACGAAAGTCTTACTGTTGAGTGAGAGAGACGAACAGCTACATCTTGATCCTGTACTGTGGGGATACGCACCAGGATGGTGGGACAAACCACCGCTCATTAACGCAAGAGTTGAAACAGCGGCCACCAGCAGAATGTTCAAACCATTATGGCAACATGGGAGAGCGATCTGCTTTGCTGATGGATGGTTCGAATGGAAGAAAGAGGGATCAGTTAAAACCCCCTACTTTATTCATCGGGAAGACGGGCAACCAATTTACATGGCTGCTATTGGTAGTACACCATTTGATAGGGGTGATGAGGCTGAGGGCTTTCTGATTGTGACATCAGCGGCTGATAAGGGGTTGGTTGACGTTCATGACCGTCGTCCAGTTGTTTTGTCACCAGAAGCGGCTCGTGAGTGGATGCGGCAAGATGTTGGAGGAAAAGAGGCCGAAAGTATTGCGTCTGATGGCGCGGTACCTGCAGATCGGTTTATCTGGCACGCTGTGACACGTGCCGTTGGCAATGTAAAGAATCAGGGACCTGAATTGATCGTTCCAGTTTAA
- a CDS encoding CTP synthase C-terminal region-related (seleno)protein, with amino-acid sequence MEHTPQKDTLRIALVGDYNPDVLAHQAIPLAIDDAAAVLDITADYDWIATIELSSPEDLVGYDALWLVPASPYKNVQAAFIAARYARENSLPFLGTCGGFQHALIEYARNVLGWHDAAHAETDRDGRMVIAPLTCSLVEVTNTIELRANTLIAKAYGREEIVEGYHCNYGVSEAFAAELEKGDLRVTGWDEQGDIRAVELVTHPFFVATLFQHERAALDGRPAPLVQALLRAAQG; translated from the coding sequence ATGGAACACACTCCGCAAAAAGATACCCTCCGCATTGCCCTGGTCGGGGATTATAACCCTGACGTTCTGGCGCACCAGGCGATACCGCTCGCCATTGATGATGCCGCCGCTGTACTGGATATTACCGCTGATTACGACTGGATAGCGACCATCGAGCTTAGTAGTCCGGAGGATCTGGTCGGTTATGACGCACTCTGGCTGGTTCCGGCAAGTCCTTATAAAAACGTGCAAGCGGCGTTCATTGCCGCCCGCTATGCCCGCGAAAACAGCCTCCCGTTCCTCGGTACCTGTGGCGGCTTCCAGCATGCGCTGATTGAATATGCGCGTAACGTGCTGGGCTGGCATGACGCTGCCCATGCCGAAACGGACCGTGACGGGCGCATGGTGATCGCTCCGCTCACCTGTTCTCTGGTGGAGGTCACGAACACCATCGAGTTGCGCGCCAATACCCTGATTGCGAAAGCGTATGGTCGGGAAGAGATTGTCGAGGGGTATCACTGCAACTACGGTGTGTCTGAAGCCTTCGCGGCAGAGCTGGAAAAGGGCGACCTGCGGGTGACCGGCTGGGATGAACAGGGTGATATTCGCGCCGTTGAGTTAGTGACGCATCCGTTTTTTGTCGCCACGCTGTTCCAGCATGAGCGTGCGGCGCTGGATGGGCGTCCTGCGCCGCTGGTGCAGGCACTGCTGCGTGCGGCGCAGGGCTAA
- a CDS encoding YoaK family small membrane protein has protein sequence MRIGILFPVVIFITAVVFLTWFFVGGYAAPGG, from the coding sequence ATGCGGATCGGTATTTTGTTTCCGGTCGTTATCTTTATAACGGCGGTAGTATTTTTAACGTGGTTTTTTGTCGGCGGTTACGCGGCACCGGGAGGATAA
- a CDS encoding DUF488 domain-containing protein encodes MIQCKRLYDDASKEDGYRILVDRLWPRGVKKTDLACDEWCKVLAPSGELRKAFHSETIDFANFSKAYQQELEENVEEGKRIARLADKQRVTLLYGAKDREQNHAQVLAAWLRRL; translated from the coding sequence ATGATTCAGTGCAAACGTCTCTATGACGACGCCAGTAAAGAGGATGGGTACCGCATTCTGGTTGACCGTCTCTGGCCACGAGGAGTGAAGAAAACGGACCTGGCCTGCGATGAATGGTGCAAGGTCCTGGCGCCTTCAGGCGAGCTGCGCAAAGCCTTCCATAGCGAAACCATCGACTTTGCCAACTTCAGTAAGGCGTATCAGCAAGAGCTGGAAGAAAACGTCGAGGAAGGAAAACGCATCGCCAGGCTAGCAGATAAACAAAGGGTCACGCTGCTCTATGGTGCGAAAGATCGCGAGCAGAACCACGCCCAGGTGTTGGCCGCATGGCTCCGCCGTCTGTAA
- a CDS encoding IS1-like element IS1A family transposase (programmed frameshift) gives MASVSISCPSCSATDGVVRNGKSTAGHQRYLCSHCRKTWQLQFTYTASQPGTHQKIIDMAMNGVGCRATARIMGVGLNTILRHFKKLRPQSVTSRIQPGSDVIVCAEMDEQWGYVGAKSLQRWLFYAYDRLRKTVVAHVFGERTMATLGRLMSLLSPFDVVIWMTDGWPLYESRLKGKLHVISKRYTQRIERHNLNLRQHLARLGRKSLSFSKSVELHDKVIGHYLNIKHYQ, from the exons GTGGCTTCTGTTTCTATCAGCTGTCCCTCCTGTTCAGCTACTGACGGGGTGGTGCGTAACGGCAAAAGCACCGCCGGACATCAGCGCTATCTCTGCTCTCACTGCCGTAAAACATGGCAACTGCAGTTCACTTACACCGCTTCTCAACCCGGTACGCACCAGAAAATCATTGATATGGCCATGAATGGCGTTGGATGCCGGGCAACCGCCCGCATTATGGGCGTTGGCCTCAACACGATTTTACGTCACT TTAAAAAACTCAGGCCGCAGTCGGTAACCTCGCGCATACAGCCGGGCAGTGACGTCATCGTCTGCGCGGAAATGGACGAACAGTGGGGCTATGTCGGGGCTAAATCGCTCCAGCGCTGGCTGTTTTACGCGTATGACAGGCTCCGGAAGACGGTTGTTGCGCACGTATTCGGTGAACGCACTATGGCGACGCTGGGGCGTCTTATGAGCCTGCTGTCACCCTTTGACGTGGTGATATGGATGACGGATGGCTGGCCGCTGTATGAATCCCGCCTGAAGGGAAAGCTGCACGTAATCAGCAAGCGATATACGCAGCGAATTGAGCGGCATAACCTGAATCTGAGGCAGCACCTGGCACGGCTGGGACGGAAGTCGCTGTCGTTCTCAAAATCGGTGGAGCTGCATGACAAAGTCATCGGGCATTATCTGAACATAAAACACTATCAATAA
- the yncL gene encoding stress response membrane protein YncL: MNVSSRFIIFINVVSAGALLCLLSAKFNWF; the protein is encoded by the coding sequence ATGAACGTATCTAGTCGATTCATCATTTTTATAAATGTTGTTTCAGCAGGCGCGCTGTTATGTCTGCTGTCCGCCAAATTCAACTGGTTTTAA
- a CDS encoding glycine-rich domain-containing protein — translation MHRIDTPSAQKDKFGAGKNGFTRGNPQTGTPATDLDDDYFDMLQEELASVVEAAGITLDKTKHDQLLQALPLIAGFGFRSRIIFNVAGVTNWNVPDILKSGKRKALVKVIGAGASGGRLDVGGGGGGGAGGIAEKLLDLTDVDTVTITVGKGGELAMGAPQSPGVGGGSSSFGSYLSATGGGRGATPSGGASGVGSGGDDNSGIGPGTAGSSSGSGYVGGTGGGAGGAGPYHLTLTDGNDAVGPGGGGSGCAKSTASASAKPGKGGDGLIMIMW, via the coding sequence ATGCACCGTATTGATACTCCCTCCGCGCAAAAGGATAAGTTCGGCGCGGGCAAAAATGGCTTTACCCGGGGTAACCCACAGACAGGAACTCCTGCGACCGATCTTGATGATGACTACTTTGACATGCTGCAGGAAGAGCTTGCCAGCGTAGTCGAGGCGGCAGGCATTACTCTCGATAAAACCAAACATGACCAGCTATTACAGGCCTTGCCCTTAATTGCGGGGTTTGGTTTCAGGAGCCGCATCATCTTTAATGTCGCGGGTGTAACAAACTGGAATGTTCCGGACATTCTCAAATCGGGCAAACGCAAAGCGCTGGTGAAAGTCATCGGAGCCGGTGCCAGCGGCGGACGCCTTGACGTCGGCGGCGGCGGCGGCGGTGGCGCGGGCGGGATTGCCGAGAAATTACTGGATCTCACTGACGTAGACACTGTGACAATTACGGTCGGCAAAGGTGGAGAGTTGGCAATGGGCGCACCGCAATCCCCCGGCGTGGGCGGTGGTTCATCATCATTTGGTTCATATCTTTCCGCCACCGGAGGTGGTCGCGGGGCTACGCCAAGCGGTGGCGCGTCGGGGGTAGGTTCCGGAGGTGATGACAACAGTGGTATTGGCCCAGGAACGGCTGGAAGCAGTAGCGGCTCTGGATATGTGGGCGGTACAGGAGGAGGCGCGGGTGGTGCAGGTCCGTATCACTTAACGCTGACGGATGGTAACGATGCCGTAGGGCCAGGCGGCGGTGGTTCTGGCTGTGCAAAATCTACAGCAAGTGCCTCAGCCAAACCCGGCAAAGGCGGGGACGGCCTGATAATGATTATGTGGTAA
- the yoaJ gene encoding protein YoaJ — protein sequence MRKTTIIMLIVAVVAVAGSQLGWW from the coding sequence ATGAGAAAAACGACCATTATTATGCTGATTGTCGCCGTTGTTGCCGTAGCCGGAAGCCAACTGGGCTGGTGGTGA
- a CDS encoding sensor domain-containing diguanylate cyclase, with amino-acid sequence MSDLILARVSETLATEQSLESLVRQLLEMLEIVTEMESTYLTKIDISARLQHILYARNSQQMQIPEGLSVPWGDTLCKRAIDSSTFFSDHVGEQFPDCDAARALGITTYMSIPIHLADGSLYGTLCATSTHKKRLSERAEHVLKLFAGLIAQSIEKESLVTQLREANAALIAYSYTDALTGLPNRRAIFEDLSTLFSLARHVKQNAIIAYIDLDDFKLINDRFGHEAGDKFLVEVGKRLNDGRRDDDIVGRLGGDEFMVACLSRNEGTQEEQSLSLLKTQINARIAGEYWLGNVHIVYPGASLGVIEVDPLSTDADSALRSADAAMYVDKKSRRKTAFLNVD; translated from the coding sequence ATGTCGGATCTTATTCTTGCCCGTGTTTCTGAAACGCTTGCCACCGAACAATCTCTTGAGAGTCTGGTGCGCCAGCTTCTTGAAATGCTCGAGATTGTTACCGAGATGGAGTCTACCTATCTCACTAAAATCGATATCAGCGCCCGTTTGCAGCATATTCTTTATGCCCGTAATAGCCAGCAGATGCAGATCCCGGAAGGGTTGAGCGTTCCCTGGGGCGATACCCTGTGTAAGCGGGCGATCGACTCCAGTACCTTTTTTAGCGATCACGTTGGGGAGCAGTTTCCCGATTGCGATGCAGCCAGAGCGCTGGGGATCACCACCTATATGAGCATCCCCATTCATCTTGCGGATGGGTCTCTCTACGGCACCCTGTGCGCGACCAGCACGCATAAAAAGAGATTGAGCGAGCGCGCCGAACATGTGCTGAAGTTGTTTGCCGGGCTGATTGCCCAGTCCATTGAAAAAGAGTCGCTGGTCACTCAACTGCGGGAAGCCAACGCGGCGTTGATTGCCTACTCCTATACCGATGCGCTGACGGGCCTGCCAAATCGACGCGCGATTTTTGAAGACCTCTCTACCCTTTTCTCCCTGGCGCGACACGTAAAGCAGAACGCCATTATCGCTTATATCGATCTGGACGATTTCAAACTGATTAATGACCGCTTTGGCCATGAAGCGGGTGACAAGTTCCTGGTTGAAGTGGGGAAGCGGCTTAACGACGGCCGTCGTGATGATGATATCGTCGGCAGACTGGGCGGAGACGAGTTTATGGTTGCTTGCCTGTCCCGGAATGAGGGAACGCAGGAAGAGCAATCGCTCTCACTATTGAAGACACAAATCAATGCGCGTATTGCCGGAGAGTATTGGCTAGGGAATGTGCATATTGTCTATCCAGGGGCCAGCCTTGGGGTAATCGAAGTGGATCCGCTTTCGACTGATGCCGACAGCGCCCTGCGCTCGGCCGATGCGGCGATGTACGTGGATAAAAAATCCCGACGTAAAACCGCTTTCCTCAATGTGGATTAA